A single region of the Lotus japonicus ecotype B-129 chromosome 4, LjGifu_v1.2 genome encodes:
- the LOC130714834 gene encoding probable receptor-like protein kinase At1g49730 produces the protein MFFVPSSLLGLLMLAFLGMQFPVVISDCPLDFTSSNFTLATSLCSNQSNRGQCCRYINANIAISVARFANATNDLGVPPNTTDICLQTISQTLQRYGVPQNVAVFCGFGTKIPVNYECKGQTSVVHMLQSPRFVEVEKNCKLPLGKESRCKKCLNAGFGYLHHLGIADNITLSTCRDATFVALASQVNEISTIDIASCFFGVQGLLRPPVSQSPPSFPAPKASPSPVVAADSPSQLLLGVPSKTNHHSYHLTLVPWIAIAVTALAVTAFIVLIVLIRQKRRELDEPENFGKTFSKTLPPSATWKFQEGSSCMFRKFNYSEIKKATEGFSTIIGQGGFGTVYKAHFSDGLVVAVKRMNRVSEQGEDEFCREIELLARLHHRHLVSLRGFCIKKHERFLLYEYMGNGSLKDHLHSPGKTPLSWRTRIQIAIDVANALEYLHFYCDPPLCHRDIKSSNTLLDEKFVAKIADFGLAQASNDGSICFEPVNTEIRGTPGYMDPEYIVTQELTEKSDIYSFGVLLLEIVTGRRAIQDNKNLVEWAQPYMESETSLLELVDPNVRESFDLDQLRTVISIVGWCTQREGRARPSIKQVLRLLYEASEPMHSEFLLAAEDDECEGNQQRGRRSKGKIQRNEANFHTGDGRYLASSSSTSRSYCSRSFLLENGSPQSPPNVFSI, from the exons ATGTTCTTCGTACCTTCCTCCTTGTTGGGATTGTTAATGTTGGCTTTTCTTGGAATGCAGTTCCCTGTTGTAATCTCTG ATTGCCCCTTGGATTTTACTTCTTCAAACTTTACACTGGCAACCTCTTTATGCTCAAACCAAAGCAACAGGGGACAATGTTGCCGATACATTAATGCTAACATTGCGATTTCTGTTGCTCGTTTCGCTAATGCAACAAACGATTTAGGTGTCCCTCCAAATACTACTGATATCTGCCTCCAAACCATATCTCAGACCTTGCAACGTTACGGAGTTCCACAAAATGTAGCAGTTTTCTGTGGATTTGGGACAAAAATTCCAGTTAATTATGAATGCAAGGGCCAAACTAGTGTTGTGCATATGCTACAATCTCCCAGATTTGTGGAGGTTGAAAAGAATTGCAAATTGCCGCTTGGAAAGGAAAGTAGATGTAAGAAGTGCTTAAATGCAGGCTTTGGTTATCTGCATCATCTAGGAATTGCAGATAATATAACACTGAGCACATGCCGCGATGCCACTTTTGTTGCACTAGCAAGCCAAGTCAATGAGATATCTACTATTGACATTGCAAGTTGTTTCTTTGGAGTTCAAGGACTTCTCAGGCCTCCTG TTTCACAGTCACCTCCATCCTTCCCTGCTCCAAAGGCGTCTCCAAGTCCAGTGGTTGCTGCTGATAGCCCAAGTCAACTATTGTTAGGTGTACCTTCAAAGACAAACCACCATTCATATCACTTGACGTTAGTTCCATGGATTGCTATTGCAGTTACAGCTCTTGCTGTTACAGCGTTCATAGTCTTGATAGTTCTAATTCGCCAAAAAAGAAGAGAGTTAGATGAGCCTGAAAATTTTGGTAAAACCTTTTCAAAAACCTTACCACCTTCTGCAACATGGAAATTTCAGGAAG GTTCTTCATGTATGTTTCGAAAATTCAATTACAGTGAGATAAAGAAGGCAACAGAGGGGTTTAGCACCATTATTGGCCAAGGGGGGTTCGGAACAGTATATAAGGCTCATTTTAGTGATGGCCTAGTGGTAGCTGTAAAGCGAATGAACAGAGTCTCGGAACAGGGAGAGGATGAGTTTTGCAGAGAAATTGAGCTTCTTGCTCGGCTGCACCATCGGCATCTTGTTTCTTTGAGAGGCTTTTGCATCAAAAAACATGAGAG GTTTCTGTTGTATGAGTACATGGGAAATGGAAGCTTAAAAGATCATCTTCATT CCCCAGGTAAAACACCCTTAAGTTGGCGAACTCGAATCCAAATTGCCATTGATGTGGCTAATGCACTG GAGTACCTTCATTTCTATTGTGATCCTCCTCTGTGTCACAGAGATATTAAGTCCAGCAACACTTTACTGGACGAGAAATTTGTTGCTAAG ATAGCTGATTTTGGCCTTGCACAAGCTTCAAATGATGGTTCGATATGCTTTGAACCTGTAAACACCGAAATCCGGGGAACTCCAG GTTATATGGATCCTGAATATATTGTTACTCAAGAGCTCACGGAGAAAAGCGATATATACAGTTTTGGGGTGTTACTATTGGAAATTGTAACAGGAAGACGAGCTATTCAAGATAACAAGAATTTGGTAGAATGGGCACAACCTTACATGGAATCAGAAACAAGTTTATTGGAGCTAGTAGATCCCAATGTGAGGGAGTCTTTTGACTTGGATCAGCTCCGAACAGTAATCTCCATAGTAGGATGGTGCACTCAGAGAGAAGGTAGGGCAAGACCTTCAATAAAACAGGTCCTTAGGCTTCTGTATGAGGCATCGGAACCGATGCACAGTGAGTTTCTACTAGCTGCGGAAGATGATGAATGTGAGGGAAATCAgcagagaggaagaagaagtaaAGGGAAGATCCAAAGAAATGAGGCAAATTTTCACACCGGGGATGGAAGATATCTTGCATCATCTTCTAGTACATCTCGGTCATATTGCAGTAGAAGCTTTTTGCTAGAGAATGGCTCACCACAGTCCCCACCAAATGTGTTCTCAATCTGA
- the LOC130711658 gene encoding uncharacterized protein LOC130711658 produces the protein MATPSKSAPIMSSDSFEQNGKIIESNANMLQCPINQQHRNSLDGPVAILWDIENCPVPSDVRPEDVAGNIRMALRVHPVITGAVMLFSAYGDFNAFPRRLREGCQRTGVKLIDVPNGRKDAADKAILVDMFLFALDNPPPSSIMLISGDVDFAPALHILGQRGYTIILVIPAGVGVSSALCNAGKFVWDWPSVSRGEGFVPPSRGLFPPRGGPMELAGYFTGYHINENSEGGQNEEEAIVYRGMSQSYYNSREFSLVSQSLSEYNTANMQCLPGTLRSYSLPSGINDVAGGAMPSSDHTEDPIWVQPGDLNGLKGQMVRLLELFGGYLPLTRVPAEYQKIYGRPLYISEYGAMKLVNLFKKMGDTMAVEGKGQRKFVYLRNWKTSPSAPPLSLAKKDKKGKGAQEENANVVTGGCSSDEFSDEERVVVEEHDGRSCRGKGNQARESSFEIDDRILEQFKCELQEILVSYSCRISFDCFEDIYKQRYKKKLEYQRFGVDKLEDLLQEVSDVAVLHEEPVSKKKFLAAVGG, from the coding sequence ATGGCCACCCCAAGTAAATCAGCACCAATAATGTCTTCAGACTCCTTCGAACAGAATGGGAAAATTATTGAATCAAATGCAAACATGCTTCAATGTCCTATAAACCAGCAACACCGTAACTCCTTAGATGGCCCTGTAGCTATCCTTTGGGATATTGAAAATTGTCCTGTTCCAAGTGATGTACGTCCTGAAGATGTAGCAGGTAATATAAGAATGGCTTTGCGGGTGCACCCAGTAATTACAGGAGCTGTTATGTTGTTTTCTGCTTATGGGGACTTCAATGCTTTCCCTAGGCGACTTAGAGAGGGCTGTCAGCGAACTGGTGTTAAACTCATTGATGTTCCCAATGGGAGAAAAGATGCTGCTGACAAAGCTATCTTGGTTGACATGTTCTTATTTGCTCTTGACAACCCTCCACCATCCTCTATCATGCTAATATCTGGAGATGTTGATTTTGCCCCTGCGCTTCACATTCTTGGTCAGCGGGGATATACAATAATTCTTGTCATCCCCGCTGGGGTGGGTGTTTCATCTGCGTTATGCAATGCTGGTAAATTTGTCTGGGACTGGCCTAGCGTGTCTCGTGGAGAAGGCTTTGTTCCTCCCTCTAGGGGTTTATTTCCACCCCGTGGAGGTCCAATGGAGCTTGCTGGATATTTCACGGGGTACCATATCAACGAAAACTCTGAAGGAGGacaaaatgaagaagaagcaaTAGTTTATAGAGGGATGTCACAGAGCTATTATAACTCGAGGGAATTCTCGCTTGTGTCACAGTCTCTATCTGAATACAACACAGCAAACATGCAGTGCTTGCCGGGAACTCTGAGATCGTATAGCCTTCCATCAGGAATAAATGATGTTGCAGGAGGAGCTATGCCTTCTAGTGACCATACTGAAGACCCGATATGGGTGCAACCTGGGGATTTAAATGGTCTCAAGGGTCAGATGGTAAGGTTGCTCGAACTTTTTGGAGGATACCTGCCTCTGACCCGAGTTCCAGCAGAGTACCAGAAAATTTATGGGAGACCTCTTTATATATCTGAATACGGAGCAATGAAGTTGGTCAATCTTTTCAAGAAGATGGGCGATACCATGGCTGTGGAAGGAAAAGGGCAAAGAAAATTTGTGTATCTCAGGAACTGGAAGACCAGCCCAAGTGCTCCTCCACTGTCTCTTGCAAAGAAAGATAAGAAAGGAAAAGGGGCGCAGGAAGAGAATGCAAACGTTGTCACTGGTGGCTGCTCTTCTGATGAGTTCTCAGATGAAGAAAGAGTAGTCGTTGAAGAACACGATGGGAGAAGTTGCAGAGGGAAAGGTAACCAGGCGAGagaatccagttttgaaattgatGATCGTATTCTTGAGCAGTTCAAGTGCGAGCTGCAAGAGATCCTAGTCAGTTATTCTTGTCGAATATCCTTTGATTGTTTCGAGGATATATACAAGCAACGGTACAAGAAAAAACTGGAGTATCAGAGATTTGGGGTGGACAAGTTAGAGGATTTGTTGCAGGAAGTGAGTGATGTGGCAGTATTGCACGAGGAACCCGTAAGCAAGAAGAAGTTTCTGGCCGCCGTGGGTGGTTAG